A window of the Blastopirellula sediminis genome harbors these coding sequences:
- a CDS encoding ABC transporter permease, which translates to MTTVESAASFKDRMEGTPASRWRRFDEWVEYCSEFLNPILVKETRQALKSRQFAVTFTLVLACGWAWSLLGVALNSPAIFYSANGPMMLVGYVDILLFPLIVIIPFTAFRSLAGEREDGTYELLSISTLPPTQIISGKLGSAILQMIVYLSALAPCVAFTYLLRGIDIITICIVMIAATFASVMLSMAGLLLATVTNSKSWQSVLSVAVIVLFLIAFFGAIGLSVGAIVEETSWRQYDEANFWVLTVCALTFYFSYLALLYYAAAAAISFASENRSTKMRMVMLVQHFLFIVWFCWGYIESGYENVVLSAMITFLAIHWGIHGALMVGESPVLSPRVRRSIPKTILARLCSNWFLPGPARGYLFAVSGMISGAVSAFALSLLWPYFGSGGSYDVRMVAAYAVAATSYVAIYLGVGRLLMMGIRRLGSGDIFLSAIIHLLLLLFGVFIPIIIQLSSYWLPNDEYSLVQISNPFWTLTMILDEPQVIWISELGIAIVLLFGGAVTMLGLQIILSAPDIVPTAQAAPNRVAEEDRLLEPEAQLIPQSPWDEE; encoded by the coding sequence ATGACGACCGTAGAATCGGCCGCAAGTTTCAAAGACCGAATGGAGGGGACGCCTGCGAGTCGTTGGCGCCGCTTTGACGAGTGGGTCGAATACTGCAGCGAGTTTCTCAACCCGATTCTGGTGAAAGAGACGCGTCAGGCGCTCAAGAGTCGTCAATTCGCCGTCACCTTCACGTTGGTGTTGGCTTGCGGTTGGGCCTGGTCGCTGCTGGGCGTCGCGCTTAACTCGCCGGCGATTTTCTATTCGGCCAACGGGCCGATGATGCTGGTCGGTTACGTCGACATTCTCCTCTTTCCGCTGATCGTGATTATTCCCTTCACCGCGTTTCGCTCTTTGGCGGGAGAGCGGGAAGACGGGACCTACGAGTTACTTTCAATTTCGACGTTACCTCCAACCCAGATCATCAGCGGCAAGCTGGGAAGCGCCATCCTGCAGATGATCGTCTATCTGTCGGCGCTGGCCCCCTGCGTGGCGTTTACCTATCTGCTGCGGGGGATCGACATCATCACCATCTGCATTGTGATGATCGCGGCGACGTTCGCTTCGGTGATGTTGTCGATGGCGGGACTGTTGTTGGCGACGGTGACCAACTCCAAGTCGTGGCAATCGGTCCTCTCGGTCGCCGTAATCGTGCTGTTTCTGATCGCCTTTTTTGGGGCGATTGGACTGTCGGTCGGAGCGATTGTCGAAGAAACGTCGTGGAGACAGTATGACGAAGCCAATTTTTGGGTGTTGACCGTTTGCGCCTTGACGTTCTATTTCAGCTACTTGGCGCTGCTCTACTACGCCGCCGCGGCGGCGATTTCGTTCGCCAGCGAAAACCGTTCGACGAAAATGCGAATGGTGATGCTGGTGCAGCACTTTCTGTTTATCGTCTGGTTTTGCTGGGGATACATCGAGTCGGGGTACGAGAACGTCGTCTTGAGCGCGATGATCACGTTTCTGGCGATTCACTGGGGAATCCATGGCGCGCTCATGGTGGGAGAAAGCCCAGTCCTATCGCCGCGGGTCCGTCGCTCGATTCCCAAGACCATTCTGGCGCGGCTTTGTTCCAATTGGTTTTTGCCAGGACCGGCGCGTGGTTATTTGTTCGCCGTCAGCGGCATGATCAGCGGCGCCGTCTCGGCCTTCGCGCTCAGTCTGCTTTGGCCTTACTTTGGGTCGGGAGGCTCTTACGACGTTCGAATGGTCGCCGCCTACGCCGTCGCTGCGACCAGCTACGTGGCGATCTACCTAGGCGTGGGACGATTGCTGATGATGGGGATTCGGCGGCTCGGATCAGGCGACATCTTTCTATCGGCGATCATTCACTTGCTGCTGTTGCTCTTCGGCGTCTTCATCCCGATCATCATTCAGCTGTCGAGTTATTGGCTGCCGAACGACGAATATAGTCTGGTGCAGATCAGTAATCCGTTCTGGACCCTTACGATGATCCTGGACGAACCGCAGGTGATCTGGATTTCGGAACTGGGAATCGCGATTGTGCTCCTCTTTGGCGGCGCCGTCACCATGCTCGGCCTGCAGATCATCCTCTCGGCGCCCGACATCGTTCCGACCGCCCAAGCGGCGCCCAATCGGGTTGCGGAAGAGGATCGACTGCTTGAGCCTGAGGCGCAGTTAATTCCGCAAAGCCCCTGGGATGAGGAGTAA
- a CDS encoding ABC transporter ATP-binding protein has protein sequence MIATSHPMIELRRLHRFFGSTKAVNDISFEVAAGQVFGYIGPNGAGKTTSMRILATLDLPTAGDALIDGFSVINDPDRVRRRLGFMPDYFGTYSNVNCWEYLDFFARAYGLRGNERRKALNYTMDFTGLDVLAKKPINGLSKGMKQRLCLGRSMIHDPAVLILDEPAAGLDPRARIELREMITRLASDGKSILVSSHILTELAEMCDIVGIIEQGQLLATGSVADIQRGRVEHSTVRVRCLENSIGLANWLTEREDISNVIVDGELLMFSHTGDRTSEAALLKQMIEANFLIAEFGAKHTSLEDVFLTVTQGRVQ, from the coding sequence ATGATCGCGACCTCGCACCCGATGATCGAGCTACGGCGTTTGCATCGCTTTTTCGGTTCGACGAAGGCGGTAAACGACATTTCGTTTGAAGTCGCCGCCGGACAAGTCTTCGGCTATATCGGCCCGAACGGCGCCGGCAAGACGACCAGCATGCGAATCTTAGCGACCCTCGATCTGCCGACCGCCGGCGATGCGCTGATTGACGGGTTTTCGGTAATCAACGATCCCGATCGGGTCCGCCGCCGGCTTGGGTTTATGCCGGATTATTTCGGCACTTACTCGAACGTCAACTGTTGGGAGTACCTCGACTTCTTCGCTCGCGCTTACGGCCTCCGCGGCAACGAGCGACGAAAAGCGCTGAATTACACGATGGACTTCACCGGGCTCGACGTCCTGGCCAAGAAGCCGATCAACGGGCTCTCGAAAGGGATGAAGCAGCGGCTTTGTCTGGGGAGGTCGATGATCCACGATCCGGCCGTCTTGATCCTGGACGAACCGGCCGCGGGGCTTGATCCGCGAGCTCGCATTGAACTGCGCGAGATGATTACTCGCCTGGCGAGCGACGGCAAATCGATCCTGGTCAGTTCGCACATTTTGACTGAGCTGGCCGAGATGTGCGATATCGTCGGCATCATCGAGCAAGGGCAATTGCTCGCAACCGGCAGCGTCGCCGACATTCAGCGGGGACGCGTCGAACATTCGACCGTCCGCGTTCGCTGCCTGGAGAACTCAATCGGACTGGCCAATTGGCTGACCGAGCGCGAAGACATCTCCAACGTCATCGTCGACGGCGAGCTGTTGATGTTTTCGCATACCGGCGATCGCACTTCGGAAGCGGCGCTCTTGAAACAGATGATTGAAGCGAATTTCCTGATCGCGGAATTTGGCGCCAAGCATACGTCGCTGGAAGACGTCTTCTTGACGGTGACCCAAGGAAGAGTGCAATGA
- a CDS encoding CBS domain-containing protein: protein MWFGSMAAFDQAVSPTISVAVMSLAIGVLVGYLLSVRWSKSKEVVRPAPSAHEARRSTLYEKRQVILRRLQNDLDMLLENQIEVRNLMSTQVVRVQPGRNVAEMRRLMTTQHLRHLVVVDETERAVGVISDRDLLAVKDGIAADIMHAPVMAISPQSMLLPTVSHMIENNISCLPVVEEDRVVGIITTTDLLLTLQSILRILQMERISRSGGVVPEKEYADCMI, encoded by the coding sequence ATGTGGTTCGGATCGATGGCGGCGTTTGATCAGGCGGTTTCGCCGACGATCTCGGTTGCTGTGATGTCGCTCGCCATCGGCGTGTTGGTCGGCTATCTGCTGTCAGTTCGCTGGAGCAAGTCGAAGGAAGTGGTTCGCCCGGCGCCGAGCGCGCACGAAGCCCGCCGTTCGACTCTGTACGAGAAGCGGCAAGTCATTTTGCGCCGTCTGCAAAACGACCTCGATATGTTGTTGGAAAACCAGATCGAAGTTCGCAATCTGATGTCGACGCAGGTCGTTCGCGTGCAACCGGGACGGAACGTCGCCGAAATGCGCCGCTTGATGACCACCCAGCACTTGCGTCACCTGGTGGTTGTCGACGAGACCGAACGAGCGGTCGGCGTAATCAGCGACCGCGATTTGCTGGCGGTCAAAGATGGGATCGCCGCCGACATCATGCATGCCCCGGTGATGGCGATTTCGCCGCAATCGATGTTGCTGCCGACTGTGTCGCACATGATTGAAAACAACATCTCCTGCCTTCCGGTGGTGGAAGAAGATCGAGTCGTCGGCATCATCACGACGACCGACTTGCTGCTGACGCTGCAAAGCATTCTCCGCATCCTGCAAATGGAACGGATTTCGCGCAGCGGCGGCGTCGTTCCGGAAAAAGAATACGCCGATTGCATGATCTAA